A window of Nicotiana tabacum cultivar K326 chromosome 24, ASM71507v2, whole genome shotgun sequence contains these coding sequences:
- the LOC107809853 gene encoding acyltransferase Pun1-like, producing the protein MKMPSSTILSEKLIKPSSPTPSTQRWHKLSLLDQAFSNIYIPFAFFYTKKQLDSVSINPTQISHLLENSLSKLLVSYYPYAGRLKDNTIVDCNDVGADFLRVEINIPISQALQKHNNVIEEMVFPQDLPWSNCTNRGLVVAQLSYFNCGGIAISLCISHKVGDGHSSYNLFHDWAKITREPNGPKPVLQYVQESIFPPPITGTPFLSPVCTSNKEDCIQRKFIFPIQKLNKLKALIAATSNVQNPTRNEVVSALIFKCIVAAVKVVNSGKSFQPWIMSQSFDLRHQIDLPPNSIGNILTSTYISIAAEKYMTLANIVTEMRKEKQRVCDRDNVEDNLFLKKFLELATEEKNFLKVQNNMCNFSSLVKFPVHEIDFGWGKPAKVNIANGLHNKVVFLVGNLSGVDAFVSLSAKVMSVFEKEKELLEFAAAVPTF; encoded by the coding sequence atgaAGATGCCATCTTCTACTATACTTTCAGAAAAACTCATTAAACCCTCCTCTCCAACTCCTTCTACTCAAAGATGGcacaaactctctcttcttgATCAAGCCTTCAGCAATATTTACATTCCCTTTGCCTTTTTCTACACCAAAAAACAACTTGATTCTGTTTCAATTAATCCAACTCAAATATCTCATCTTCTTGAAAATTCATTATCTAAATTACTTGTATCATATTATCCATACGCTGGAAGACTTAAGGATAATACTATCGTCGATTGTAACGATGTCGGTGCTGATTTTTTACGTGTCGAAATTAATATCCCTATATCTCAAGCACTTCAAAAACATAATAATGTTATTGAAGAGATGGTATTTCCACAAGATTTACCTTGGTCAAATTGTACTAACCGTGGTTTAGTTGTTGCTCAACTTAGTTACTTCAATTGTGGAGGAATTGCTATTAGCTTGTGTATATCTCACAAAGTTGGAGATGGACATAGTAGTTACAATCTTTTTCATGATTGGGCCAAGATAACCCGTGAGCCCAATGGGCCAAAACCCGTTTTACAATATGTCCAAGAATCCATCTTCCCTCCACCTATTACTGGTACCCCTTTTTTATCTCCTGTTTGTACATCAAACAAAGAAGATTGCATTCAAAGAAAGTTCATTTTTCCAATCCAGAAACTTAACAAACTCAAGGCATTAATAGCTGCTACATCAAACGTTCAAAATCCGACACGCAATGAAGTTGTCAGTGCACTTATATTTAAGTGTATTGTTGCTGCAGTGAAAGTAGTTAACTCCGGTAAATCATTTCAACCATGGATCATGTCGCAATCTTTTGACTTGCGACATCAAATAGATTTGCCACCAAATAGTATTGGAAACATTCTGACGTCCACTTATATATCTATAGCCGCTGAGAAGTACATGACATTAGCAAATATAGTTACAGAAATGAGAAAGGAAAAGCAACGAGTTTGTGATCGAGATAATGTTGAAGATAATCTATTTCTTAAGAAGTTTCTGGAACTAGCAACAGAAGAGAAAAATTtcttaaaagttcaaaataatatgTGCAATTTTAGTAGCTTAGTGAAATTTCCAGTACATGAAATTGATTTTGGTTGGGGGAAACCTGCAAAAGTGAACATAGCAAACGGTTTACATAATAAGGTAGTTTTCTTGGTTGGTAACCTAAGTGGAGTAGATGCATTTGTTTCACTAAGTGCAAAAGTAATGTCTGTCTTTGAAAAGGAGAAGGAGCTTCTTGAATTTGCTGCAGCAGTTCCAACTTTTTAG